The sequence below is a genomic window from Acetivibrio clariflavus DSM 19732.
AACAACAGCACCATAAATTCTTTCGGTTACACTCTGCTCTGCTTTTTTAGTTTGAACCGGTTTCTCTTTTGTGCTGCCTCCAAAATATTCAATATATTTTAAGCTGTTTTTATCTTTTCCGGTCAGGACATCTCCTGCCATCTTAATGCTCATTAACGTATCGCTCGATGGATTTAATATAGCCATTGTCAGTCCTTTTCCCATTGCCATGGCAAGGAAAGCACTATTCACCCAGCTTCTTTCAGGCAAACCGAAGGATACATTGGAAAGCCCAAGTATTGTATTGCACCCAAAAGTATTTGTACTCCAATCTATTACTTTCAAGGTCTCCAAAGCAGCCTTTTGGTCTGAAGCCACCGTCATAACCAAACCGTCTATAACAATATCCTTCTTTTCATAGCCATACTTTTTCGCTCTTTCATATACTTCATTTATAATAGTATACCTCTCCTCGGCAGTTGCAGGCACTCCTTCATCGCTCAACGGCAGCAGAATAAACATCGCCCCGTATTTGGCAGCAACCGGTAAAAGTTTCTCCAGCTTCGCTTTTTCTGCCGATATGGAATTTATAAGAGCCCTTCCCGGATATATTCTAAGAGCTGCCTCCAATACTTCCGGTGAAGATGAATCAAGACATAAAGGGGTACTAACCATAGATACAAGAAGCTCTACAATTTTAACCATGGTCTCCTTTTCATCTATCCCGGGCATGCCCACATTAACATCCAATACTTTTGCACCTTTTTCCACCTGTTCCAGTGCAAGATCGGTAACTAAAGAGGTTTTTCCCTCCTTAAGTTCCTCCTGAAGTTTTTTCTTTCCTGTAGGGTTAATTCTCTCGCCTACAACTACTGTCGGCTGATTTGTCCCTAAAAAAACAGTACTTCTTGCCGAAGTAATTGCACTAACCTTTTCAGGCTCGATTTTAAGCGGTTTTAGTCCTTTAAGATTCTTCTTTATCTCTGCAATGTATAAAGGAGAAGTTCCGCAGCATCCTCCAAGAAGATTTACACCGCTTTTTACAAGCTCTTCCACATAAGTTCCGTATTCTTCAACGCCCATATCAAATACTGTTTTCCCGTCAACCAGTTTTGGAAGACCGGCATTAGGCTTTGCCAATAGCGGAACTAAAGCATAGGGCTTCATAGCCCTGATTATTTCAATCATAGCTTTAGGCCCTGTGGAACAGTTACATCCCACCGCATCGGCCCCAAGACTTTGCAGTGTTATTAATGCCGTTAACGGATCAGTCCCCATTAAGGTTTTTCCGCTTTCCTCAAAGGTCATGCTCACACAGACAGGAAGGTCACAGCTCTCCTTTACGGCAATAAGTGCCGCTCTTGCCTCCTGTATATCCATCATTGTCTCAATTACAAAGAAATCCACTCCGCCTTCCAAAAGACCTTTTACCTGCTCTTTATACACCTCTACGCAAGTTTCAAAATCCATATCTCCAAAAGGCTTTATAAACTTGCCGGTAGGTGCCAAATCTCCTGCAACAAAAGCTTTATCTCCGACGGCTTTTTTAGAGAGTCTTGCCAATTCAGCATTCATCTCAACAACTTTATCTTGCAGGCCAAAAGCCTCCAGCTTTATTCTATTTGCACCAAAAGTGCAAGTATATACTGCATTAGAACCTGCACTTACATATTCTCTCTGTACATCCAATATAACATCCGGATTTTCGATAACCCATTTTTCCGGACATACACCTTTTGGCATACCCCTTTTTTGAAGTTCTGTTCCGGTAGCACCATCCAAAATCATTATGTTTTCTTTTAAAAATTCCAAAAACTGTTGCCTGTTCATCTATTCAATCCCCTCTATTCCAGCTATTGCAATTACAGACTTTTCCGGTACCAGCATATACCTTTCGGTAATGCTTAATCCGAGCTTTTCCAGTCCTAAAGCATCAAAAATCTTCTTTTGATTAAACAACGGAAGATCTCCGTATCCAGGACTGTATCGCATTTTTGTGAGAGTTTTTCCCTCTCTTCTGATCAAATTGTTTATATAGTCAACCATCCAGTCTAAAGCTGCATCTGCTGTCTCCGATGCCACAGCATCTAAAACAACACCAAAGGATGCATTACCATTTTCGACCTCGTAATGGATTTTATCGGTTATCTCTCTTCCAACGGTAGATGCCATTAAAACAACCTCAATACTGTTATTTAAAAGCTTTGCAAGACCTGTACCTTCAAACGTCAATCCATTCTCAAGCTTAACATACTTATCGTTTTTTTCTATAATGGCATACCTTCCGAAAATCCCCCGGGTTTTGCACATTAGAAAACCTTCATTTATCATCCTGTTTAACTTCTTTTTATACTCTTCATCCAAAACCGTTTTGGTCTTTCTATAACCAAGCCTTGTAAGAATCATGCCTTCACTCGGTCTTGAAGGAATATACTCAAAATACTTAAGCTTACCGCTGTCATACACTTTTATGCATCTCCCGTTGATTTACTTGCATTCCTAAAAAAATCCATGTAGTAAATATTATATATTAATATACCAAAAAATCAATCTATTTAACTTTACAGGAAATAACGCTGTTTAAAAACCAATACCTTGTATACACATAAGAGACAAAAACCGGTACAAATCATCAACAATTTTCTGGAATTATCATAATCTTGAATATTTTTAGTCTTATTGAAAAAAAATACTATTGTACTCAATAAGCTACAAATATTAAAAATTGAAAGGAGACTGTGTATGACACAACTGAACCAACAAGAACTTCAAAATTTAAGGCATCTTATAGGTTCCCACGAAACTGCGGCTAAAAAGTTAGAAGCTTATGCCCAGCAAGCTACAGACCCACAGGTAAAACAATTGTTCCAAAAATCTGCCCAGGATGCAAGAAACACAAAAGACCAGTTAATGTCATTCTTGAACTAAGGAGGAATTGAACATGCAAGATAAAGAAATGGTAAACGATCTGTTATCGCAAATAAACAGCAGTATTACAGGATATGCAAATGTAATATCCCAGACTGAAAACCCTCAACTTCGTCAAACTATACAGCAGATAAGAAACAATTGTGAAACTTTCCAATACGATTTGTTTAAACTGGCTCAACAAAAAGGTTACTATCAACCTGCTCAAAGAGCAAGCCAAGAAGATATAATGGTGGTTAAAAACCAGTTAAGCAACAGCTAAAATAATAATCCCAAATTTCCTATCACAAATCATTTGCTATAAAGCAAATTATAAAGATCTATTAGCAAAGTTAAAATCCATATTTATTTCAAAAAGGCTGAAAAGTTAAAAAAGCTTTTCAGCCTTAATATTTTCAATTAAAGATAAGGAAGTTAAAACATTATTTCATAACTTACATTTCCATAAGAAGCTGTTCGTATAAATCATGTATTTCTTCATATACTTCCAAATCTCTTGCCTCATATTCTTCAAGAAACTCTTCAAGTTCTTCCAAATCGTTTATTTTTATATCCATATCCGCTTCCTCAAGTATTTGGTTAATTTCATCGAAAATTTCCCTGGTGTCCATGCTTTCACCTCCTTTATCTAATCAGGCAGCTGTCTTCTATATGCCTCATTTGATATATTATCCATATCATCCACAATTCCCTGCCTGTCCAATTCATTGGTATAGTACTCCTCATAGTCATAATAACCGCCCATATCCTGCGGTGTATCCGACGAACCGTATTTAACAAGGTCAAACAATTGATCCATTCCTTCAAATTCGTCATCTTCCCTTTTGTTTAAATATTTCCTTCCGAAAGGTGCATCCCATATAAGTTCCTCTACAGGTCTCTGCCTGTTTAAGTTTGCCATTGACAACTCCTTGCTGGTCTCACAATCTATACACAACCTGGTATACGGCAAAGCTTCAAGTCTTTCTTTTTCTATTTCCTGACCGCAAAATTCACATTTACCGAAAGTTCCGTCATAAATTCTTCCCAAAGCATCATATACTTCTCTGAGTAAATATTCCTCATGCACTACCAATGCGTTGTTTAACTGTGCATGAAAAAGGTCCGTTCCCAAATCTGCCGGATGATTGTCGTAATTGGAAAGTTCATCAGGATCATCTTTTTGTTGTTCCCCTATTCCATGGCTTTTCATAGAATTTATTGTTCCTTCTATACCTTTTTTTTGTTCGTTAAGTTTCTTTTTGAAGAATTCCATTTGTAATTCATCCATTTCAGGGGCCCTCCTTAAAATAAAAAAAATACTTTAATATATTCCAGGATATCGTTATTAATTTTTGAAAATAATGTTGATAAATTAATTGAAACTTTGTATTTTTATAATATAATTAATAAAGTATAGTAAAATACTATAAAAATTATTTTATATCATTATGTTTATACAAAACATCAATTTTTATAGGAGGTTTATCATGGAATACAATGTTGATATAGGAGTTTTTGGCGGTTCCGGTTTTTACTCTTTTTTAGAAAACGTGGAAGAAGTTGAAATAGATACACCCTATGGAAAACCCAGTGACAAATTTGCAATTGCAACCTTTGAAGGAAAGAAAATAGCATTTTTGCCCCGTCATGGCAAAAATCATCAATTCCCGCCTCATATGATAAACTACAGAGCAAACCTGTATGCCATGAAACAGCTTGGGGTAAAAAAGATTTTGGCTCCCACTGCATCAGGAAGCCTTAAGCCGGAAATAAAACCCGGTGATTTTGTAGTATGCGATCAGTTTGTTGACAGAACTTCAGGCCGCAAAGATACTTTTTTTGACGGACCTGAAACCAAGCATCCCAGCGCTGCACATCCTTATTGTCCTGAGCTTCGAAAATTAGCAATTCAA
It includes:
- a CDS encoding homocysteine S-methyltransferase family protein, encoding MNRQQFLEFLKENIMILDGATGTELQKRGMPKGVCPEKWVIENPDVILDVQREYVSAGSNAVYTCTFGANRIKLEAFGLQDKVVEMNAELARLSKKAVGDKAFVAGDLAPTGKFIKPFGDMDFETCVEVYKEQVKGLLEGGVDFFVIETMMDIQEARAALIAVKESCDLPVCVSMTFEESGKTLMGTDPLTALITLQSLGADAVGCNCSTGPKAMIEIIRAMKPYALVPLLAKPNAGLPKLVDGKTVFDMGVEEYGTYVEELVKSGVNLLGGCCGTSPLYIAEIKKNLKGLKPLKIEPEKVSAITSARSTVFLGTNQPTVVVGERINPTGKKKLQEELKEGKTSLVTDLALEQVEKGAKVLDVNVGMPGIDEKETMVKIVELLVSMVSTPLCLDSSSPEVLEAALRIYPGRALINSISAEKAKLEKLLPVAAKYGAMFILLPLSDEGVPATAEERYTIINEVYERAKKYGYEKKDIVIDGLVMTVASDQKAALETLKVIDWSTNTFGCNTILGLSNVSFGLPERSWVNSAFLAMAMGKGLTMAILNPSSDTLMSIKMAGDVLTGKDKNSLKYIEYFGGSTKEKPVQTKKAEQSVTERIYGAVVGGDRENIKLHIETALKEGYEASYLVDNCLIPAINHVGDLYDKKEYFLPQLIQSAETMKEAFGLVEPLLKKDETAEKAKARIVIATVKGDIHDIGKNIVALMLRNYGFEVYDLGKDVPAEEIINAAKEKKAEIIGLSALMTTTMMEMKTVIELAKKEGLKAKFMVGGAVVTESFAKEIGADGYSEDAYSAVKLANKLLEA
- a CDS encoding spore coat protein, whose amino-acid sequence is MQDKEMVNDLLSQINSSITGYANVISQTENPQLRQTIQQIRNNCETFQYDLFKLAQQKGYYQPAQRASQEDIMVVKNQLSNS
- a CDS encoding vitamin B12 dependent-methionine synthase activation domain-containing protein; the protein is MYDSGKLKYFEYIPSRPSEGMILTRLGYRKTKTVLDEEYKKKLNRMINEGFLMCKTRGIFGRYAIIEKNDKYVKLENGLTFEGTGLAKLLNNSIEVVLMASTVGREITDKIHYEVENGNASFGVVLDAVASETADAALDWMVDYINNLIRREGKTLTKMRYSPGYGDLPLFNQKKIFDALGLEKLGLSITERYMLVPEKSVIAIAGIEGIE
- a CDS encoding TraR/DksA C4-type zinc finger protein, with the protein product MDELQMEFFKKKLNEQKKGIEGTINSMKSHGIGEQQKDDPDELSNYDNHPADLGTDLFHAQLNNALVVHEEYLLREVYDALGRIYDGTFGKCEFCGQEIEKERLEALPYTRLCIDCETSKELSMANLNRQRPVEELIWDAPFGRKYLNKREDDEFEGMDQLFDLVKYGSSDTPQDMGGYYDYEEYYTNELDRQGIVDDMDNISNEAYRRQLPD
- a CDS encoding S-methyl-5'-thioadenosine phosphorylase translates to MEYNVDIGVFGGSGFYSFLENVEEVEIDTPYGKPSDKFAIATFEGKKIAFLPRHGKNHQFPPHMINYRANLYAMKQLGVKKILAPTASGSLKPEIKPGDFVVCDQFVDRTSGRKDTFFDGPETKHPSAAHPYCPELRKLAIQAGKDLGITIHEKGTVVVIQGPRFSTVAESRWFSKMGWDVINMTQYPECYLARELGICYVNISLITDYDAGLEGRDDIAPVTEEEVLKVFAQNNEKVKKLLFEVIKRIDLSGDKCKCCC